In Aspergillus flavus chromosome 3, complete sequence, one genomic interval encodes:
- a CDS encoding HpcH/HpaI aldolase/citrate lyase family protein — MAGCTNLSVINIGTPGCDIKRDLKREVSFSDLKLTSVTLMTAPAFFESTLRKETKMLNTKDYNAMSLAQPTNFKAMLNSGQFLWGTGCRIPHPEAARIIAATPFHFCFLDAEHAPLNATLLVSLVRTIQYQSNGCMVPFVRIPRCSPELYNYVLGAGAGGVVMPHIQNAKQAEELVRLCRFPPMGDRSFPPAALIGEQQNRTPIGQSTYDVWDSHVAVFCQIEDLEGLENVEEICRVPGVDGLFIGTGDLRMCMKLSHGSLDGDEPVYLAALKKIRDAAKANNLPIMGFGISPAALQLRIDMGWNAFIIHGDIDAICTSATDSLQTYTNAAYGRNGHQDGGKNGESLVSGTRSLDDVACRLSNVTMTAKSSMQPRSHQSP; from the exons ATGGCGGGCTGCACCAATCTATCT GTCATCAACATTGGAACTCCTGGTTGTGACATAAAAAGAGACCTGAAGCGCGAGGTCAGCTTCAGTGACCTGAAGCTCACATCGGTCACTCTCATGACAGCCCCAGCCTTCTTCGAAAGCACACTCCGTAAAGAAACCAAAATGCTCAACACAAAAGACTACAACGCCATGAGTCTCGCTCAGCCTACGAACTTCAAGGCAATGCTGAACTCCGGGCAATTTCTTTGGGGTACCGGCTGCCGGATTCCCCATCCAGAAGCCGCCCGAATCATTGCTGCCACGCCGTttcatttctgtttcttggatGCG GAACATGCACCTCTCAACGCAACCCTGCTTGTCAGCCTTGTTCGGACAATTCAGTACCAGTCGAATGGTTGCATGGTACCTTTCGTGCGAATACCAAGATGCTCTCCGGAACTGTACAACTATGTCTTAGGGGCTGGAGCAGGGGGCGTCGTCATGCCTCACATTCAGAATGCCAAACAGGCCGAGGAACTCGTTCGCCTGTGTCGGTTTCCCCCAATGGGCGACCGCAGTTTTCCTCCTGCGGCCTTGATTGGCGAACAGCAGAATCGGACACCGATAGGGCAAAGCACATATGATGTATGGGACAGCCATGTAGCGGTATTCTGCCAGATCGAAGACCTTGAGGGGCTGGAAAATGTCGAGGAGATCTGCAGAGTCCCTGGGG TCGACGGTCTTTTCATTGGTACCGGGGATCTACGAATGTGCATGAAGCTGTCCCATGGATCTCTCGACGGTGACGAACCAGTATATCTTGCAGCCCTGAAAAAGATCCGCGATGCAGCCAAGGCGAACAATCTCCCAATCATGGGGTTCGGCATCTCTCCCGCTGCCCTCCAGCTTAGAATCGATATGGGCTGGAATGCGTTCATAATTCATGGGGACATTGATGCTATTTGCACATCGGCCACTGATTCCCTGCAAACGTATACCAATGCGGCGTATGGACGGAATGGCCACCAAGACGGAGGGAAAAACGGTGAATCATTGGTCAGTGGGACACGTTCCTTGGATGATGTGGCATGCAGGCTATCAAATGTAACTATGACAGCGAAGTCATCGATGCAACCGAGGTCTCATCAATCACCTTA
- a CDS encoding putative gibberellin 3-beta hydroxylase (2OG-Fe(II) oxygenase family oxidoreductase) — MASCEAAQQADLKSISLAGLLKGDADTANDLVSACKEKGFFYLDFRDPSTCGTLTQVDELIAVGRSVFKLSLEEKEQYSTEKHLPSRLQGYKRAGCSVGPFAEKKDGYESFSIHNNGIWGNDTLELPRAFEENLPLIEAWMGDVHGYTECILSILSKALNLSDDLKDCHRKDAPSSANMAMLNYLPWGSSTEKVGNMAHTDMGTLTVVFTKNEGLQVFEPQTEQWYYIKPRPGHAVVNVGDSLRFLSNGALASNLHRVVPPANPEGLDKFSCIYFLRPEFDAKFTSHDGREMNSVEWHNQKYALFREASLDAKQHGAMLTGRNGYLGATTQTV, encoded by the exons ATGGCATCTTGCGAAGCCGCTCAACAGGCGGACCTTAAGTCGATCTCACTAGCCGGGTTGCTGAAAGGGGATGCCGACACTGCAAATGATCTTGTGTCTGCCTGCAAGGAAAAGGGGTTCTTTTATCTCGACTTTCGTGATCCCTCGACGTGTGGGACTTTGACACAGGTCGATGAACTCATCGCCGTTGGGAGGTCAGTTTTCAAGCTTTcactggaagagaaagagcagTACAGCACTGAAAAGCATCTACCGTCGAGACTTCAAGG TTATAAGCGAGCTGGCTGCTCTGTCGGACCATTcgcagagaagaaggatggctATGAGAGCTTTTCG ATCCATAACAACGGCATCTGGGGCAATGACACATTGGAGCTTCCTCGGGCCTTTGAGGAGAACTTACCACTCATTGAGGCTTGGATGGGAGATGTTCACGGATACACCGAGTGTATTCTCTCTATCCTGTCAAAAGCTCTCAACCTTTCTGATGACCTGAAGGACTGCCACCGCAAGGATGCTCCCTCATCAGCTAACATGGCTATGCTCAACTACTTACCGTGGGGCAGCAGCACCGAAAAGGTTGGAAACATGGCACATACCGATATGGGAACCCTGACTGTTGTGTTCACCAAAAACGAAGGCTTGCAAGTCTTCGAACCCCAGACTGAGCAGTGGTACTATATCAAACCTCGTCCCGGACATGCAGTTGTCAACGTCGGAGACTCACTGCGGTTTCTATCCAACGGTGCATTGGCTTCGAACCTACACCGTGTTGTACCACCAGCGAACCCGGAAGGACTCGACAAGTTCTCCTGCATCTACTTCCTACGCCCGGAGTTCGATGCGAAGTTCACCTCGCATGATGGAAGGGAGATGAACAGCGTCGAGTGGCATAATCAGAAATATGCTCTCTTCCGAGAGGCAAGCCTGGATGCTAAGCAGCACGGGGCTATGCTGACTGGTCGTAATGGGTATCTTGGTGCCACGACCCAAACTGTTTAG
- a CDS encoding putative cysteine desulfurylase, which yields MTVNKSLLHLDTQAVRRQFPGLEKGAVCLNNGSGALVYKGAIERYCRIAVMTERYNAANTSAHSIVRTMSAPHMNLRGLDSKSMVDVKERTAQYAKLASFMNADPDEIGMLRTLTNSLRPNLNTDSEIIVSVLCHEAGNTAWVALAQSLGISIKWWAPEGGIGNNRDPKLSLDTLRPLLSSKTRLVCCGHVSNITGTIEPIKEIAKLVHTIPEALICVDGVAWAPHRPIDVKDLDVDFYVFSWYKVFGPHIAQIYARRKVQKRYLTSLNHYFFDPTALHVRLGLGNSCLELEHAVTPIITHLVDHVGWDAIIAHEELITAEILGYLTANSDLYTVYGCATADAKARVSLISFSVKGLASDKVAEVIHETSNFRIITGDCWSPRTVHDVIGLPDYGILRTSLVHYNTVEEMRAFTQKLDQVVRSMKYETLSS from the exons ATGACAGTCAACAAGAGTCTCCTGCATCTCGACACGCAGGCTGTTCGAAGGCAGTTTCCAGGCCTTGAGAAAGGCGCCGTTTGCTTAAACAATGGATCAGGTGCTCTGGTTTATAAAGGTGCAATCGAAAGGTACTGCCGGATTGCTGTCATGACAGAGAGATACAACGCCGCTAACACTTCAGCACACAGTATCGTTCGGACTATGTCTGCTCCCCACATGAACCTCCGTGGGCTCGACTCGAAAAGCATGGTTGATGTGAAGGAACGGACGGCACAATATGCGAAGCTAGCTTCATTCATGAATGCGGACCCGGATGAAATTG GAATGCTACGGACACTCACCAACTCCCTTCGACCAAACTTGAACACGGACTCGGAAATTATAGTTTCGGTCCTTTGTCACGAAGCTGGCAATACCGCCTGGGTTGCTTTGGCACAGAGCCTTGGTATCTCCATCAAGTGGTGGGCTCCAGAGGGCGGCATAGGAAACAACAGAGATCCCAAGCTCTCCCTGGACACACTGCGACCCCTCCTATCCTCCAAGACAAGACTCGTCTGCTGCGGACATGTGTCCAACATTACCGGGACTATCGAGCCCATCAAAGAGATTGCAAAACTTGTCCATACAATTCCCGAGGCTCTGATCTGTGTTGACGGCGTGGCCTGGGCTCCACATCGCCCGATCGACGTGAAGGATCTAGACGTAGACTTTTATGTGTTTAGCTGGTACAAGGTTTTTGGCCCTCACATTGCACAAATATATGCTCGACGAAAGGTTCAAAAGCGATATCTGACCAGCCTGAACCACTACTTTTTTGACCCAACAGCTCTGCATGTAAGGTTAGGACTTGGCAACAGCTGCCTCGAGCTGGAGCATGCTGTGACGCCCATCATCACCCACCTCGTCGACCATGTGGGTTGGGATGCTATCATTGCCCATGAAGAGCTGATTACGGCAGAGATATTGGGCTATCTGACGGCTAATTCTGATCTATATACAGTTTATGGATGTGCGACGGCGGACGCGAAAGCGAGGGTTTCTTTGATTAGCTTTTCGGTGAAGGGACTGGCGTCTGACAAGGTTGCAGAGGTCATTCATGAAACATCAAACTTCCGAATCATAACGGGCGATTGTTGGTCTCCTCGTACTGTTCATGATGTTATCGGGTTGCCTGACTATGGCATCCTTCGGACAAGCTTAGTACATTACAACACcgtggaggagatgagggCATTTACTCAAAAGTTAGATCAGGTGGTGCGTTCCATGAAGTATGAGACCTTGTCCTCATGA
- a CDS encoding putative alpha-ketoglutarate-dependent sulfonate dioxygenase (alpha-ketoglutarate-dependent sulfonate dioxygenase) yields MTVAETAPPVPSGHKKGVTEGSLLREPLELRGHLNQFKSFYVTPIIGTEFPDAHVVDWLKAPNSDELLRDLAVTISRRGVVFFRAQTDLTDELQKELAQRLGVLTGKPESSKLHIHPLTNYNLDKDPELNVITTDKAANPAEDLWKNRPADIRNSWHTDTSYEPNPADYSILKLIKLPETGGDTIWASSCEIYDKISPVYRRFLEGLTATFAQTRLPVTAAEKGFKLYSEPRGSPNNIGTSLSAVHPVVRTNPVTGWKSLFAVGNHVVKINEVTADESRRLHDWFLQMIVEEHDTQLRHRWQNPYDIAIWDNRTVYHSAIFDFAGLGARTGHRAVGIGETPYFDPNSKTRREALAAANSI; encoded by the exons ATGACCGTCGCTGAGACTGCTCCCCCGGTACCAAGTGGCCACAAAAAAGGAGTCACTGAAGGTTCATTACTTAGGGAGCCTTTGGAACTGCGCGGTCATTTAAATCAATTCAAGTCATTCTATGTCACCCCAATAATTGGAACTGAATTTCCTGATGCCCATGTGGTGGATTGGTTGAAAGCTCCTAACAGCGACGAACTTCTGCGCGACTTAGCCGTTACCA TCTCTCGCCGTGGAGTGGTGTTTTTCCGTGCGCAGACCGATCTTACCGATGAGCTTCAAAAGGAGCTCGCCCAACGTTTAGGTGTCCTAACAGGCAAACCCGAGTCCTCGAAGTTGCACATCCACCCTCTAACGAACTACAACCTCGACAAAGATCCAGAGCTCAACGTCATCACAACTGACAAAGCCGCCAACCCTGCCGAGGACCTTTGGAAGAACCGACCCGCCGATATCAGAAACAGCTGGCACACCGATACTAGCTACGAGCCCAACCCCGCTGACTACTCTATTCTAAAGCTCATCAAGCTACCTGAGACTGGCGGAG ATACAATCTGGGCTTCCTCCTGCGAAATATACGACAAGATATCCCCCGTCTACCGGAGGTTTCTCGAAGGCCTAACTGCCACCTTTGCCCAGACTCGACTCCCAGTCACCGCGGCGGAAAAGGGGTTTAAGCTGTACTCGGAACCCCGTGGATCCCCGAACAACATCGGGACATCGCTCAGCGCGGTGCATCCGGTGGTTCGTACCAACCCTGTTACCGGTTGGAAGAGTCTGTTCGCCGTTGGGAACCATGTTGTGAAAATCAACGAAGTAACTGCGGATGAAAGCCGGCGGCTACACGATTGGTTTCTCCAGATGATTGTTGAAGAGCATGATACGCAACTGAGACATCGGTGGCAGAATCCATATGACATTG CTATCTGGGATAATCGCACTGTTTATCATAGCGCAATCTTTGATTTCGCTGGGTTAGGTGCTCGTACGGGTCATCGCGCTGTGGGAATTGGCGAGACGCCGTACTTCGACCCCAACAGCAAGACACGGCGTGAAGCTCTCGCTGCGGCTAATAGTATTTAA
- a CDS encoding tetracycline-efflux transporter, with product MGLSSQELTEQYRLEASGGNSPHTDFGHHEGQFEEPSSYSLGSARLEALASAPLIGNHRRSQSADTDDSNNGTDHDDTLDTAAEKSEKPASWSSLPRKGQLAILTLARLSEGLTQSSLQAYLFHQLKSFDSSLPDSTISAQVGIVLGIFPAAQFLTSAWWGRLADANCMGRKRVLLIGLLGTMISYLGFGFSRSLATAVIFRTLGGLLNSNFGVMSTLISEITVEKKFQSRAFLLLPMCFNLGVIIGPTMGGSLADPVQNFPRLFGPHSIFGGTEGVWWMQRWPFALPNILSTIFILISFLAVFFGLDETHEIARYRHDAGRELGRRLAKAFSGGRAQYTRALSRATDENYILRDTYLVSAPSSPTFSDTSFKLKLRQRRKLGQLWTRNVLLTLLCHFLLAFHTNAVQTMTFIFLPTPRVPTESHTGIFHFGGGLGLPSAQVGLATAIIGLTGLPLQIFAYPRLQGKLGTLVSLRTFVPFSPVSYILMPFLVLLPNILWVFWPALTFVILLQAVSRTFVLPATSILVNNCVGDPASLGTIHGVAQSISSAARTLAPVISGWGLAAGLRNNIVGAMWWALGMEAFIGWLMLWCISEGKGIDPVKEKMEEDDDDH from the exons ATGGGTCTCTCTTCACAAGAGCTCACGGAACAATACCGCCTCGAAGCGAGCGGTGGCAATTCACCACATACCGACTTTGGTCATCATGAGGGCCAGTTCGAAGAGCCCTCCTCCTACAGTCTAGGCTCAGCACGACTTGAGGCGCTGGCATCCGCCCCTCTGATTGGAAACCACCGGCGTTCGCAATCTGCAGACACAGATGACAGCAACAACGGCACCGACCACGATGATACTCTTGATACCGCGGCGGAGAAATCAGAAAAACCAGCATCTTGGAGCTCGCTTCCCAGAAAGGGGCAGCTCGCAATCCTGACATTGGCGCGGTTGTCAGAAGGACTCACACAAAGCTCGCTGCAGGCGTACTTGTTCCATCAGCTCAAGTCATTTGACTCGTCCTTGCCGGACTCGACTATCTCCGCACAGGTCGGCATTGTACTGGGAATATTTCCTGCTGCGCAGTTCTTGACATCAGCATGGTGGGGCCGGCTGGCTGACGCCAACTGCATGGGCCGTAAGAGAGTTCTTCTCATCGGCTTATTAGGTACAATGATCTCATATCTTGGATTCGGATTCTCGCGGTCTTTGGCTACTGCAGTAATATTCCGAACGCTGGGTGGACTATTGAATAGTAATTTTGGTGTAATGAGCACGCTAATCTCGGAGATcacggtggagaagaa ATTTCAATCACGAGCATTTCTGTTGCTCCCCATGTGTTTCAATCTTGGCGTGATTATTGGGCCTACCATGGGAGGTTCGTTGGCCGATCCGGTTCAGAATTTCCCCCGTTTATTTGGACCTCATTCTATCTTTGGCGGCACAGAGGGTGTCTGGTGGATGCAAAGGTGGCCATTTGCGTTGCCGAATATCTTGAGTACTATCTTTATCCTTATATCCTTTCTCGCGGTGTTCTTTGGTCTAGATGAG ACACACGAGATAGCACGATACCGCCATGACGCTGGACGAGAACTAGGTCGGAGATTAGCTAAAGCATTTTCTGGCGGACGAGCTCAATACACCCGCGCTCTCAGTAGAGCAACTGATGAAAACTATATCCTCCGAGATACTTATCTAGTATCTGCACCATCTAGCCCTACATTTTCCGACACATCGTTCAAACTAAAGCTTCGTCAACGACGTAAGTTAGGGCAGCTTTGGACACGCAATGTCCTACTTACTCTTCTCtgccacttcctccttgcCTTTCACACCAATGCTGTTCAGACCATGACATTCATCTTCTTACCAACTCCCCGTGTCCCCACAGAGAGCCATACTGGCATCTTCCACTTTGGCGGAGGGCTTGGTCTGCCCTCAGCACAGGTTGGCCTCGCCACTGCTATCATCGGCTTGACCggccttcctcttcaaaTCTTCGCCTACCCCCGTCTCCAAGGGAAGCTAGGAACCCTCGTGTCACTGCGCACCTTTGTGCCATTCTCACCCGTTTCATATATTCTGATGCCATTTTTGGTGCTTCTCCCGAACATATTATGGGTTTTCTGGCCCGCTCTCACATTTGTCATATTACTACAGGCGGTCTCCCGCACCTTCGTACTTCCGGCGACTAGCATTCTAGTCAACAACTGTGTCGGTGATCCAGCGAGTCTTGGCACAATACACGGTGTTGCACAGAGTATATCCAGTGCTGCGCGGACATTGGCTCCGGTTATTAGTGGCTGGGGACTTGCTGCTGGCCTTCGAAATAACATTGTGGGTGCTATGTGGTGGGCGTTAGGTATGGAGGCTTTCATTGGGTGGCTTATGTTGTGGTGTATCTCTGAGGGGAAAGGCATTGACCcagtgaaggagaagatggaggaggacgacgacgaccATTAG
- a CDS encoding EthD domain-containing protein, translated as MVRLMSPLAALAGATAASCQTDDQNHDSYTGYTQTITYIKRHPDWAREEFWTHWQTEHAPKVAPLATYFNITRNQQILVGGMIPPTAMGADQPANTTLVSFDGIAIFPYLNPSALTAMLSHPYYIDIVEKDEETFIDKSAYGDGMVTTYVGKNVEVADEGSNVWVGDATTAEKYQKLFESYL; from the exons ATGGTTCGCCTCATGTCTCCGTTGGCGGCTCTAGCTGGAGCGACCGCCGCGTCGTGCCAGACTGATGACCAGAACCACGACTCGTACACCGGCTACACCCAGACGATCACCTACATCAAGCGGCACCCGGACTGGGCTCGCGAGGAATTCTGGACGCACTGGCAGACAGAGCATGCGCCCAAGGTTGCTCCCCTAGCAACCTATTTCAACATCACCCGTAACCAACAG ATCCTAGTTGGAGGCATGATCCCCCCCACTGCAATGGGAGCAGACCAGCCTGCCAACACCACCCTTGTGAGCTTTGACGGCATCGCCATATTCCCGTACCTGAATCCCTCGGCTTTGACCGCGATGCTTTCTCATCCTTACTACATCGACATtgttgagaaggatgaggaaaCGTTCATCGATAAGTCGGCCTATGGTGACGGAATGGTCACGACCTATGTCGGAAAGAACGTCGAGGTTGCTGACGAAGGTTCCAATGTCTGGGTCGGGGACGCCACGACGGCTGAGAAGTACCAGAAGCTTTTCGAGTCGTACCTTTGA
- a CDS encoding putative DNA-directed RNA polymerase — translation MEDNDSLLDHFSRVVQYCDDCGSLLDESPEETLQCELCGKLAKNTVFFHTQTTVSENFLSKLRNKMKSFTQKATRDELGPGPTIEVDCVKCPSKDVTYSQVQLRSANEGSTIFYNCLKCGHRQIHWLLSQA, via the exons ATGGAGGACAATGATTCCTTGTT AGACCATTTCAGTAGGGTAGTCCAATACTGTGACGATTGTGGCAGTCTTCTCGACGAGAGCCCCGAGGAAACTTTGCAGTGTGAGCTGTGTGGGAAGCTTGCGAAGA ATACTGTGTTCTTTCATACGCAGACCACCGTGTCCGAAAACTTTCTGTCGAAGCTGAGGAACAAGATGAAATCGTTCACCCAGAAGGCTACGCGTGACGAACTTGGCCCCGGTCCTACTATTGAAGTCGACTGTGTCAAATGCCCCTCTAAGGACGTGACCTATTCTCAGGTGCAGCTAAGGAGCGCCAATGAAGGAAGCACTATCTTTTACAACTGTCTGAAATGTGGACACAGGCAAATACACTGGCTCCTAAGTCAAGCTTAA
- a CDS encoding pentachlorophenol 4-monooxygenase → MTTNIKTDVLIVGGGPVGLLVAYGLARQGVDTVLKHDKEQQAMYGRATTLYPRTLEMLDQLELLDELNQIGYIGRNSVTYKDGKRVTSRGWHVMFQRMSGTYLDYCLNIRQKYSENVIRDTYLEMGGRAYIGWALEDFTVGSQSEGDHKVTSQIRQVGGGEDLTVYSKFIVGADGGHSLVRRLSNIPFEGDRTDFKWVRIDGQFKTNMPDADLGFASIESKSHGNVLWVQLDHGMKRIGFAMTAEMLAKYGNSLTEEQAKEEAVKSMEPFLLEIEKVDWWTLYSINQRVADTFFANDRILLAGDACHTHSSGAAQGMNTGVHDAVNLAWKLGGVVKGWYSTDMLRTYDNERRLAAQHLIELDKAFSATISGQIPDTHKGLYADANELFTKLFDESIQFNIGLGIHYNESIINKAPSTGMVSAGWRAPDALVYAPGSRIPVRLFLLTRNTGMWSILIFAGQPTLTRETLALSMKKLTVSLENLPKGMVRCFTLIAHSITEGDQVFAIPRIGHAYYDSDRSAHAAYTISTSSGGVAILRPDGILGYATALEEIETVEGFFNSFVLGN, encoded by the exons ATGACTACAAATATCAAAACGGACGTTTTAATTGTTGGGGGTGGACCTGTGGGCCTGCTCGTAGCTTATGGTCTTGCCAGACAGGGCGTGGATACAGTGCTT AAACATGACAAGGAACAGCAAGCTATGTACGGCAGAGCAACAACCTTATACCCCAGAACACTGGAAATGCTTGACCAGCTTGAGCTCCTGGATGAGCTCAACCAAATCGGATATATCGGCCGTAACAGTGTCACGTACAAAGATGGCAAGCGGGTGACATCGCGAGGCTGGCATGTGATGTTCCAACGTATGAGTGGCACATACTTGGACTATTGCCTGAATATCCGGCAGAAATATTCCGAAAATGTGATTCGCGATACTTATCTGGAGATGGGAGGTCGAGCGTACATCGGCTGGGCACTAGAAGACTTCACTGTGGGTAGCCAGAGTGAGGGTGACCATAAAGTGACCTCACAAATTCGCCAGGTTGGTGGGGGTGAAGATCTGACTGTGTACAG CAAATTTATTGTCGGGGCCGATGGTGGACACTCACTTGTCAGACGCTTATCAAATATCCCATTTGAGGGTGATCGCACGGACTTTAAGTGGGTTCGGATTGATGGGCAATTCAAGACCAATATGCCGGATGCGGATCTTGGTTTTGCGTCTATAGAGTCGAAGAGCCACGGGAACGTCCTTTGGGTTCAACTCGACCACGGCATGAAACGCATAGGTTTCGCAATGACAGCTGAAATGCTAGCGAAATATGGAAACTCGCTTACAGAAGAACAAGCTAAGGAAGAAGCTGTCAAGTCGATGGAGCCATTCTTATTAGAGATCGAGAAAGTCGACTGGTGGACGCTATACAG CATAAATCAACGAGTTGCTGATACCTTCTTCGCCAACGATCGTATCCTGCTGGCAGGCGACGCTTGCCATACACATTCCTCTGGTGCCGCACAAGGTATGAATACTGGCGTCCACGATGCAGTCAATTTGGCCTGGAAATTGGGAGGTGTAGTGAAAGGCTGGTATAGCACCGACATGCTCCGAACATATGACAACGAGCGACGCCTGGCAGCGCAGCATCTCATTGAGCTGGACAAAGCATTCTCGGCAACTATTTCTGGGCAGATTCCAGATACCCACAAGGGTCTATATGCCGATGCGAACGAGCTATTTACTAAGCTCTTTGACGAGTCAATCCAATTCAACATCGGACTGGGAATTCACTACAATGAAAGCATCATTAACAAAGCTCCGTCTACCGGAATGGTTTCAGCTGGCTGGAGAGCACCAGATGCTCTGGTCTATGCACCCGGCTCCCGTATCCCGGTTCGGCTTTTCCTACTTACCAGAAATACTGGAATGTGGTCTATTCTCATATTCGCCGGACAGCCTACGCTCACCCGGGAGACATTGGCTTtatcgatgaagaagctgaCCGTATCACTTGAAAATCTCCCTAAAGGCATGGTCCGGTGCTTTACTTTGATTGCCCATAGTATCACTGAAGGTGACCAGGTCTTTGCAATTCCTAGGATTGGTCACGCATATTATGATTCCGACCGATCAGCCCACGCTGCATATACCATTTCCACCAGCAGTGGTGGGGTAGCAATTCTCAGACCGGACGGCATTCTTGGATACGCCACAGCCCTGGAGGAAATTGAGACTGTTGAAGGTTTCTTCAACAGCTTCGTTCTAGGCAATTAG